The Leifsonia xyli genomic sequence GAGCCACAGCACGAGGAGGATCAGGGCGGCGACCACCGCGATCGCGGCGATCACTGCGGCGGCGTCCATCCCGTGCTCCTTCCGGCCGCACGCTCGCGCGGCCCCGTCGATCGTACCGGGGCCGCGCGAGGGTCGTCTCTTCGTGCGGATCAGGCGGTGCTGTCGCGGTTCGCGCGCAGCACCTCGAGGCGGGCGCGGTACTCCTGCTCGTCGATGTCGCCGTTCGCGTAGCGCTGGGCGAGGGTCTGCTCGGCGGAGCGGGTCGCGCCTCGCGGTCCCCAGGGGCCGTAGCCGCCGTACCCTCCGCGTTCCGCGGCCGCGCGCCGCCAGCGCCGGCCGAGGAGGCCGAACAGGAGCACGAAGACGAGGATCCAGAAGATCGGGATGAAGATCCACCACCAGCCGACGAACGGCGGTCCGTACGCGACGACGCAGGGCGCTGCGGCGACGGCGGTGGCCAGTGTGCTGAGCATGATGTGTCCAATCGGTGTGGTCCGCGCCTGTCGCGGACGTCACTGTCAGCCTCGTCGCGACGGGGCGTTCGCGAATCCGCCGCAGGGAGCGACCCGCGCTACTCCGCCGGGAGCAGGCGGCGACCGGGAATGCCCTCTGCCGGGAGGCGGCCCGGGCGACGTACGATGCGCCCATGGAGCACGAGGACGGACGCCACGACTCTCCGGACGAGGAGCCGGACGAGGAGCTGAGCGAGTACGAGAACGACGATGCCGAGATCCGGGCGTCGGAGGAACGCGAGGCCGGGCTGACGGCGCTCGGCGGCCCGGGGTTCGGCGGCCTCTTCGGCCACCACCGGGACGACGACGGCTTCAACGCGCAGAACAACCCGTGAGCTGGCCGGGCGCGCGCCGCGTACTCCCCGGGGAGTAGCCCCGCAGGCGCCGTGAGACAACCCACGGCGGATGTGTGCCCCTTGCCGCGTGATTAGCATGAGGAGATGCCCTGGACTCCGCCCGCCGATCGAGGCGAGGGCGCGCGCCCGGTGAACGCGCACCCGGGTCCGGAGAGCTGGACGCGCGGGCCGTGGTCCGACCGGACGCCGCCGCAGGGAGTGCGCTGGTTCGCGGCAGTGCTCGCCGCGCTGCTCCAGCTGCCCGCGATCGCGATCGCCGGGAGCAACGCCGCGGCCGATCCGCTGGCGCTCGGTTTCGCGCTGCTCGCGTTCGCGGCCTCCTTCGTGCTGCTGCTCGCCCGCCGTCATCCCGGGCTCACCGTCGTGGTGATCGCCGCGCTCTGCGCCCCCGCCATCGCGATCACGACCGGGCCGCCGTTCTCCGTGGTGCCGCTGGCGTTCGCCGTGGTGAGCGCCGTCGTGCGCGGAGCACGCGTCTGGGCGTGGTGGACGCTCGCGGGCTTCGCCGTCGTGGGGCCCGCCGCGGCCTACCTGCTGCGCGGGAACCCTGCGGCCATGATCCGGCCACTCATCGTCGCGCTCATCCTGTGCCTCCTCGTCGGCGTCGGCGAGGCGCTGCGCAACCGCGGTGAGCGCTATCGGGAGGTCGCGCGCGCCGTCGCCGCGCGTCGCGAGGCCGCCGCCGAGGCCGAGCGGCTCCGCATCGCCCGGGAGCTGCACGACGTGCTGGCGCACTCGCTGTCGCAGATCAGCGTCCAGGCCGGCGTCGGGCTGCACCTGTTCGACTCGCGGCCGGAGAAGGCGCGCGAGAGCCTCGAGGCGATCAAGACGACGAGCAGCCAGGCGCTGGAGGAGGTGCGCGGGGTCCTCGGATTCCTCCGCGGGCCGGACGGCTACGCCGAACGCTCCCCCGAGCCTGACCTGGCGCGCATCCCGGTGTTGGTGGAGACGTACCAGCGCGCGGGACTGCGCATCGACTATGCGAACAGGATCGCGTCCACCCCGTCGGCCGCCGCGCAGCTCGCCCTGTACCGGATCGTGCAGGAGTCGCTCACCAACATCGGTCGGCACGCGCAGGCGACGCGGGTCGCCATCCAGCTGGACGAGGCCGACGGCTGGTACGTGCTCACCGTCCAGGACGACGGACGAGGGCTCGCCGAGTCGCAGGGCCCCGGCTCGGACGGCGGCGGCAGGGGCATGCTCGGGATGCGCGAACGCGCGGAGCTGCTCGGCGGCCGGTTCGAGACGCGCACGCCCGAGGGCGGCGGGCTGATCGTGGAGGCGCGCATCCCCGTCACCCCGGTGGCCGAGGCGGCCGCCTCGTGATCCGCGTGCTGGTGGCCGACGACCAGCTGCTGGTCCGTGCGGGCTTCCGGGCGCTGCTGGAGTCGGAGGACGACGTGGAGGTGGTCGGCGAGGCCGGCACGGGACGCGAGGCGGTCGAGCTGGTGCGGCGGACGCATCCCGACGTCGTGCTCATGGACATCCGGATGCCCGACGGCGACGGCCTGTGGGCGACCGAGGAGATCGTGGCCGACCCGGAGCTGGCCGGCACGCGGATCGTGATCGTGACGACGTTCGAGCTGGACGAGTACGTCGCCCAGGGGATCGTCGCCGGCGCGAGCGGCTTCCTGGTGAAGGACACGGAGCCGGTCGAGCTCATCCGCGCGGTGCGGGTGGTCGCGGCGGGGGATGCGCTGCTTTCCCCCGGCGTGACCCGCCGCCTCATCGAACGCGTCTCGGGCGGCCTGCGCCCCGCGCCCGACTCCGCACAGCTGGCGCAGCTGACGGAGCGCGAGCGCGAGGTCCTGGCGCTGGTGGCGCACGGACTGACGAACACCGAGATCGGCGAGCGGCTCTACCTCAGCCCGCTCACCGCGAAGACGCACGTCTCGCGCATCATGACCAAGCTCGACGCGCGCGACCGCGTCCACCTCGTCGTCCTCGCCTACGAGACCGGTCTGGTGCAGCCCGGCTGGCAGTAGCCCCGCGCAAACGAAAAGGCCCCCACCCGAAGGTGAGGGCCAGACGCTCCCCGACTTGGACTCGAACCAAGAACCTGCCGGTTAACAGCCGGCTGCTCTGCCAATTGAGCTATCGAGGAATGCTTGATCAGCGAAGCTACTCTAGCAAGCTTCCCGGCTGCTCGTGAAATCGGCCGGGCGGCCCGGGTGCGTCGCCGCTCAGTAGCCCGCCGACGGGTCCACGACGCCGACGAAACGCCCGTCGTCGAGGAACGCCCGCACGTTCTGCCGGATGCGCTCCGCCAGCAACGGCGCCGTCATCTCGGGGGTGTCCGCCTGGTGCGGAGTGATGATGACGGTCGGCTCGTCCCAGAGCGGATGTCCGTCCGGCAGCGGCTCGGGGTCGGTCACATCCAGCCCCGCACCGGCGATCGAGCCCGACCGCAGCGCGTCGAGCAGGGCGTCCGTGTCCACGAGGCCGCCGCGGGCGATGTTCACGAGATACGCCGTGTCCTTCATCGCCGCGAGCTCCGTGGCGCCGAACAGGTGCCGCGTGCCCTCGGTGAGCGCCGCGGCGACGACGACGAGGTCGGCCGAGGGCAGCACCTCCCCCAGCTGGGATGCGGTCACCGTGCGGACAGCACCCGGTACCGGAGCGGACGAGCGGCGGACGATGGTCACGCGGGCGCCGAACGGCTCCAGCAGCCGCATCAGCTCCAGCGCGATGCCGCCGGCGCCGACGATCACCACGTCGAGGCCGTAGAGCGAGCGCCCCTCCGGCTCGGTGGCCCACGACCGTGCGCGGACCCGCTTCGGGATGACACGCAGCAGGGCCAGGCTCAGCACGAGCGCGTGCTCGGCGACCGGCTGGGCGTATGCGCCCTTCGCGCTGGTCCAGACGAGCCCGGGGCGGTCCTCCGAGGCGAGGATGCCCGCGAAGGCATCCACCCCGGCGAACGGGAGCTGCACCCAGCCGATGCCGGGATGCGCCTCCAGAACCGGCGGGAACGCCGCCGCATCCTTGTTCGACAGCCAGACCACACCGCGCGTGCGGTCGGACAGCGGCTCGACCGTGCCGCCGGCCGCCTCGACGGCATCCACGAACTGCTGCTCCGGCTCCGGCAGCACGGCGATCGGGCCGGACTCGGGGCGGCGGTCCGCCGGGAGGGCGGTCACCTCGTCCGCCAGGACGGCGCGGTGCCGCGGGGCGCCAGCGGTCTCGTCGGTGCTCATGCGGTCTCTCCTCGTCCGTCCTTCTGCGCAGCCCGGCGGGCCGCCGCTCGCTGGGGCCGCCGCTCCGTGCGCTGCTGCGGCGGGTTGAGGGCCTTCGCGAGGCCGGCGACGAACGGATGCGCGGGATCGGCGAGCACCTCCTCGATGGGCCCGTAGCCGACCGGGCGGCCGGCCTGCAGCACCAGCGAGGTGTCCGTGGCGCGCCGCAGCACGGCGAGGTCGTGGCTGACCACGACCGCCGAGAAGTCCGCGTGCGTCCGCAGCTGGGAGAGCAGGTCGATCACCGCGTCCCGGACGGTCGCGTCGATCCCGGCCGTCGGCTCGTCCGCGATCAGGATGCTCGGGCCGAGCACGAGCGCCCGGGCGAGCGCCACGCGCTGCCGCTGGCCCGAGCTCAACTCGTACGGGTACTTGTTCAGCACCGAGAGCGGCAGGTGGACGGTGTCGAGCATCGTCGCGGCGCGCGCTCCCGCGGCCCGCTTCGGGTAGTGCGCGTCGCGCTCGAAGATCGGCAGCGCGACGTTGTCCTGGACGCTGAGCGACGGCTCCAGCGTCGCCGCGGCCTCCTGCGGCAGGTAGCCGACGTGGAAGGTCACCTCGGCCAGGTCGCGCTTGCGGGCCTTGCGGAGCTTGTGCCCCAGCACCGACGCCTCGCCGCCGCTGATGCGCGGCCCTGGGTCGGAGGCACGCGCCGGGAGCACATGCCCGGCGAGCACCTGCGCGAGAGTGCTCTTGCCGGAGCCGGTCTCGCCGAGCACCCCCAGCACCTGCCCCCGCTCGAGACGGAAGCTCACCCCGCGCAGGGCCACGCACGATGTGCTGGGGCCCCGCGCGGGGTATTCGACCGAAAGGTCGCTGACGACGATGGCGGGCTCGGAACTCACACCATCGACCCTAAGCGGTCGGCGCGCTCAACCTCCGCAGTTCCTCCCGCCGGTCGGCCTGTTCGGCCGGATCCGGGACCGGGAGGGATGCGAGCAGCCGCTGCGTGTACGGCTCGCGCGGGTTGCCGAGGACCTCCGCGCCCGTGCCCTCCTCGACCAGGCGGCCGCGATGCAGCACCGCGATCCGGTCGGCGAGCAGGTCGACCACCGCGAGGTCGTGGCTGATGAACAGCGACGCGAAGCCGAACTCCCCCTGCAGGTCGGAGAACAGTTCCAGCACGCGGGCCTGAACCGAGACGTCGAGCGCCGAGGTCGGCTCGTCCGCGATGAGGAGGGTCGGCTCCAGAGCGAGCGCTCGTGCGAGGCTGGCGCGCTGGCGCTGGCCGCCGGACAGCTCGTGCGGGAAGCGGTCCCCGTACGCGCGCGGCAGCTGCACCGCCTCCAGCAGCTCGTACACGCGCTTGCGCGCCTCGGCCGGCGACGACGCGCGTCCGTGCACCACCAACGGCTCGGCCACGCACTCGGCGATGGTCAGCAGCGGGTTGAAGCTGGACGCCGGATCCTGGAACACGAACCCGATGTCGCTGCGCACGCCGCGGAACTGCCGCTCGCGGACGCCGTTCATCTCGACCCCGAGCACCTCGAGCGATCCGCCGGTCACCTTGTTGAGGCCGGCGATCGCGCGCCCGATCGTGGTCTTGCCGGAGCCGGACTCGCCCACCAGGCCGAGCACCTCGCCCGGGCGGATCTCGAACGAGACGCCGTCCACGGCGACGAACCCCGGGCGGCCGAGACGGCCCGGGTACTGGATGCGCAGGTCGCGCGCTCGCACGACCGGCGCCAGCTGCGGGCGCTCGGCGCGGGCGATGGCGCGCTCCTGCGTCGCGACGGCGCCCTGTCCGATCTTCGGGACGGCGGCGAGCAGCTTCTGCGTGTACTCCGCTTTCGGCGACGCGAACAGCGTGCGCACGTCGGCCTGCTCCACGAGCTTGCCCTGGTACATCACGGCGACGCGGTCGGCCAGGTCGGCGACCACGCCCATGTTGTGCGTGATCAGCACGATGGCGGCGCCGAACTCGTCGCGGCAGCGGCGCAGCAGGTCGAGGATCTCGGCCTGCACGGTCACGTCCAGCGCCGTGGTCGGCTCGTCGGCGACGATCAGCCCGGGGTTCAGCACGAGCGCCATCGCGATGACGATGCGCTGCTTCTGCCCGCCCGAGAACTGGTGCGGGTAGTATTTGACCCGCTTCTCCGGCTCCGGGATGCCGACCCGCTCGAGGATCTCGATCGCCTTCGCCTGCGCCTCCTTCTTCGACAGCTTGCCGTGGGCGCGCAGGCCCTCGGCGATCTGCCAGCCGACCGGATAGACGGGGTTGAGGGCGGTTGACGGCTCCTGGAACACCATGGCCACGTCGGTGCCGCGCACCTCGCGCAGCGTGCGCTTGTCGATGGAGACGATGTCCGCCTGGGACGCGCCGTCCTTGCTGCGCAGGATGACCGCGCCGGACGCCGTCGCGGTCTCCGGCAGGAGTCCGAGGATGGTCTTGGCGGTGACCGTCTTGCCCGAGCCGGACTCGCCGACGATCGCGAGGACCTCGCCCGGGGCGACGTTCAGGCTCACGCCGTCGACCGCCTTGACGACGCCGGAGTCGGTGGCGAAGCTCACCGAGAGGTCGTCGATCTTCACCACGTCGCTCATGGACGCACCTCGATTCCGTGCTGGTCGAATGATTCCCCGCCCTCGAGTCCGTCGACTCCCCCGGGACCCGCGGTCAGCGGACCGCCCGGGACGACGGACGTCTCGGCGACCTGACCCGACGCGACCGCGGCGCGACGGCGACCGCGCAGGCGCGGGTCGGCCAGGTCGTTGAGGCTCTCGCCGACGAGCGTGATGCCGAGGACGGCCAGCACGATCGCGAGACCCGGGTAGATGGCGGTCCACCAGATGCCGGAGGTCACGTCGTCCACGGCCTTGTTGAGGTCGTAGCCCCACTCCGCGGCGGCCGTCGGCTCGATGCCGAAGCCGAGGAAGCCGAGGCCCGCGAGGGTCAGGATGGCCTCCGACGAGTTGAGCGTGAAGATCAGCGGCAGGGTGCGGGTCGAGTTGCGCAGGACGTGACGGAACATGATCCGCCCGTTGCTCGCCCCGACGACCTTCGCCGCCTCGACGTACGCCTCGGCCTTGATGCGGACCACCTCGGAGCGGATGACCCGGAAGTACTGCGGGATGTAGACCACCGTGATCGAGATCGCGGCGGCGAAGATGCCGCCCCACAGACTCGACTGGCCGCCGCTGATGGCGATGGCAACGACGATCGCCAGCAGCAGGGACGGGAACGCGTAGATCGCGTCGCAGACCACGACGAGCACGCGGTCCAACCAGCCGCCGAAGTAGCCGGAGACGAGACCGAGCAGTACGCCGATGAAGATCGACAGGATGACGGCGACGATGATCACGAGGATCGCGGTCTGCGCTCCCCAGATCACCCGCGAGAACACGTCGTAGCCGCCGGAGGTGGTGCCCCAGATGTGCGCGGCGCTCGGCGGCTGCTGCGCGCCGAACGATTTTCCGTCGGCCTTGCTCTGGGCGAAACCGTAGGGTGCGATCAGCGGGGCGAAGACGGCGACCAGGATGAACACGACCGTGAGCACGAGGCCCACGACGAGCATCCCGCGCTGCAGCCCGACGCTCTGACGGAGCTGATGGACGATCGGCAGGCGGTCCCAGAGGGAACGCTTGCGGGAGGTGAGTGCTGCGTTCGACATCTCAGTACCTCACTCTCGGGTCGATGAGGGCCGCGATGACGTCGACCACGAAGTTGGTCAGGGTGACGATCACCGCGAGCAGCACCACCATGCCCTGCACCGCGACGAAGTCGCGCGCCTGCAGGTAGTGCACCAGCTGGAAGCCGAGGCCCTTCCACTCGAACGTCGACTCGGTCAGCACCGCGCCGCCGAGCAGCAGCGCGATCTGCAGGCCGATGACCGTGATGATCGGGATGAGGGCCGGCCGGTAGGCGTGCTTGCGGAGCAGCCGCGACTCGGGCACGCCGCGCGAGCGCGCCGCATCCACGTAGTCCGTCGACAGCGTCCCGATGACGTTCGTGCGGACGAGACGCAGGAAGATGCCCGCCGTCAGCAGGCCGAGTGCGATGCCCGGCAGGATCGCGTGGAGCAGCACGTCGCCGATGACGTCCGGGTCCCCGGTCTGGAACGCGTCGATCAAGTAGATGCCTGTCTTGTTGTCGAGCGTCTGCATCTCCAGTTCCGAACCGGTGGACGCTCGCCCGGACACCGGGAGCCACCCCAGCCAGATCGAGAAGATCAGCTTCAGCACCAGGCCGACGAAGAACACGGGCGTGGCGTAGAAGAGGATGGCGAAGATGCGCAGGGTCGCATCCTGGGCCTTGTCGCGGTAATACGCGGCGATCAGCCCGAGCGGGATGCCGACGATGAAGGCGACGATGAGAGCGTAGAAGGCGAGCTCCAGCGTGGCGGCGCCGTAGTGGATGAGCACCTGCGTGACCGGCTGGTTGTCGGTGAAGGTCGTGCCGAAGTCGCCGCGCAGCAGTTGGCCGAGGTACTCGAAGTACTGGACGATGATCGGCCGGTCGTAGCCGGCCTCGTGCACCCGCTCCGCGAGCTGCGCGGGCGGCAGTTTGCCGCCGAGCGACGCGGTGATGGGGTCGCCGGTCGACCGCATCAGAAAGAAGACGACGGTGACCAGGATGAAGATGGTGGGGATGATCAGGAGAGCGCGGATCAGGAGGTAGCGGCCGAGGCCGCCTCCGGAGCGCCGCTTCGCCCTGGTCCGCTCGGGGCCGGGGGTCGTCCCGGCGTCGGCGGTGCTGACAGTCGCTGTCATGGAAGCCAATCGTGGTGGTCGTGGAGAGGGGGTGGCTCGCTGCGTCAGCGAGCCACCCCCCGGTTCAGCTCAGAGCGTGTCGCTCGTCGCCGAGGTTACTTCGAAAGCGCCCCGTAACGGAACTTGAAGGAGGCGTCGAGCGTCTTGTCCGCGCCCGACACGCCCTTGGCGACGACAGCGACCTGCGAGCCCTGCAGCAGCGGCAGCGTGCTGAGGTCGGCGCCCACCTTGGCCTGGATCTCCTCGATCAGCTTGGTGCGCTCGGCCTTGTCGGTCGTGCCCGCCTGCTTCGCGATGAGGTCCTGGACCTCGGCGTTGTCGTAGTGGTTCGCCAGGAAGTTGTCCTTGATGAAGAACGGCGACAGGTAGTTGTCCGCGTCGGAGTAGTCCGGGAACCAGCCGAGCTGGTAGGCCGGGTACGTGTCCTTGGTGCGGTCCTTCGAGTACTGCACCCACTCGGTCGACTGCAGGTTGACCTTGAACAGGCCGCCGTTCTCCAGCTGCTCCTTGACCAGCGCGTACTCGTCACCGGAGGACGGGCCGTAGTGGTCCGGGTTGTACTGGAGGTTCAGCGACACGGGCGTGGTCACGCCGGCCGCCTGCAGGGCCGCCTTCGCCTTGTCGAGGCTGGGGCCGCCGTTGCCGTCGCCGTAGAGGTCCTTGAGCACCTTGGTGGCGCCGGTCAGGCCGTCCGGGACGTAGGAGTACAGCGGGGTGTAGGTGCCCTTGTAGACCTGGTCGGCGATGGCCGCGCGGTCGACGAGGTCGGCCGCCGCCTGGCGCACCGCGAGGGCCTTCTTCGGGTCCGCCTCAGAGGTGGTGGCGCCGAACGGCTGGGTGTTGAAGTTGAACACGATGTAGCGGATCTCGCCACCCGGGCCCTTGACGACCTTGACCTTGTTGTTGCCCTCGAGGCTCGCGATGTCGGTGGCCGAGAGGCTGCGGAAGGCCACGTCGATCGCGTTCTTCTGGATGTCGAGCTTCAGGTTCGAGGACTCGGCGTAGTACTTGACGTTGACCTTCTGCGTCGCCGGCTTGCCGAGGATGCCCTTGTAGCCGTCGAACGCCTTGTACGCGATGAGGTTGTTGAAGTCGTAGCTCGTGATGTCGTACTGACCGGCGAAGGGGTGGCCCTTCACGATCGTGTTGTCCGGCGTGACCTTGTCGGCCGAGAAGACCTGCTCGTCGACGATCGGACCGGCCGGGCTCGAGAGCACCTGGGCGAAGGTCTGGTCGTTCGGGACCTTGAGCTTGAAGACGACCGTCGTCTTGTCCGGCGTCGAGACGCTGTCGAGGTTGGCGAGCAGCGACGCGGGGCCGTTGGGGTCGTTGATCTTGATCTGGCGGTCGAAGGTGAACTTCACATCCGACGAGGTCAGGTCGTGGCCGTTCGCGAACTTCAGGCCCGGCTTGAGCTTGACCGTGAACTCGGTCGGCGACGTGAAGTCGGCGCTCTCGGCGATGTCCGGCTTGACGTCCGGGCTGCCGTAGGGGCTGTTGAGCAGGAACGGGTAGACCTGGTTCATCACGGCGAAGGAGCCGTTGTCGTACGAGCCCGCCGGGTCGATCGACGTGATCTTGTCGGTCGTGCCGACGGTGATCGCACCGCCACCGCCGCCGGATCCGTTGTTGCTGCCCGAGCAGCCGGCGAGCACCAGTGCCGCGGCCGCGAACGCGGCGGATACGGCGAGCAGGCGCCGTCCACCGTTGTGTGCGGATGTCATATCCGAGTACCTCTTCCTGGTGTGGGATGCGCGGCGGCGTCGTTGCAGGCGTGCGTGATCGCCGTTCGCGTGAGAACTTTCCTAGCACGGAATCCTCGTGGAACATGCATTCGAATGCGGATCCGGGCGCGATCTTCACACAAGCGCAACAAAAGAGCGCGGGAACCTACTCGCCGCGGAGACGCCGCCGTTCGGACTCGATCGCGACCATGGCGATCGAGATCTGCCGTCGCAGCTCCGGGTCCTCGGTGCGGCCGAGGCGCGAGGTCAGCTCGGCCTTCTCGCGGAGCAGATCGCGGTCGATGAGTCCGTCGACGATCGAGCGGGCGTAGCGTCCGGTGTCGCCGTCCTGCGGGAGGGCCGCGACGGCGAGGGCGTTGACCGTCGGGGCGTAGGCCTGGGGCACTTCGGCGAGCACGCGATCCACCCAGCCCGGCTGCGTCAGCGTGGGGAGCTGGCTCGCGATGGCGTCGCGGACCACGGCGTGGGTCGGGTTCACGAACGGGACCTGGACGGCGCGGGCCGCGCGCTCGGGGCCCACCTCGCCCGGGAGCTGCAGGAGCACCATGAGGCTCTCGCGCTCGGTGCGCTGGGTGGGATCGGCGAGGTCGGCCTGCGGCAGCGGGCGCGCCTGCTCGCGGGCCGTGTCTGCAGTCGACGGCGTGCGCTCACGGGAGTCGCCGCCGCGCTGGCCGCCGCCGCGCTGGGCCGCGCGGACGGCTCGCGTCGCATCCTGCAGCTCCGCACCGGAGAGGCGGGCCAGCTCGCGGGTGTAGCCGCTCTGCGAGGCGGGATCGCGGATGGTCGCGACGATCGGAGCGCCGGCGCGCAGGGCGGCCATGCGCCCCTCCACCGAGTCGAGGTCGAAGCGCTCGACCACCTGGCGGATCATGAACTCGTACATCGGCTTGCGGGAGTCGATCATCCGCCGGACGGCGTCGTCGCCCTTCGCGAGCCGGAGGTCGCACGGGTCGAGGCCGTCCGGGCCGACGGCGACATAGGTCTGGGCGGAGAAGCGCTGCTCCTCGCCGAAGGCGCGGGTCGCGGCCTTCTGGCCCGCCGCATCCGGGTCGAAGGTGAAGATGACGGAGCCCTGGCTGCTGTCGTCGCCCATCACCCGGCGGATCACCTTGATGTGGTCGACGCCGAACGAGGTGCCGCAGGTCGCGACGGCGGTCGTGATACCCGCGAGGTGGCAGGCCATGACATCGGTGTACCCCTCGACGACGACCACCTGATCCTGGCGGGAGATGTCGCGCTTGGCGAGGTCGAGGCCGTAGAGCACCTGTGCCTTCTTGTAGACGGCGGTCTCGGGGGTGTTGAGGTACTTCGGACCCTTGTCGTCGTCGAGCAGGCGGCGGGCGCCGAAACCGATGGTCTGGCCCGTCACATCCCGGATCGGCCAGATCAGCCGGCCGCGGAAGCGGTCGTACACGCCGCGGTCGCCCTGGGAGACCAGGCCGGCGGCGAGCAGTTCGTCCTGCGTGAAGCCCTTGCCGCGCAGGTGCTTGGTGAGCTCGTCCCAGCTCTTCGGGGCGAAGCCGACGCCGAAGTGGGCCGCGGCGTTCGCGTCGAAGCCGCGCTCCCCGAGGAATCGGCGGCCGGGATCCGCGTCCGGGGCGGACAGCCGGTCGCGGAAGAACTCCTCGGCGGCCGAATTGGCCGCCAGCAGGCGGGCGCGGTTGCCCGAGCCCTCCGATGGTCCGCCGCCGCCCTCCTCGTAGTGGAGCTGGTAGCCGATCCGCCCGGCGAGGCGCTCGACGGCGTCGGTGAAGGACACGTGGTCCATCTTGAGGAGGAACTCGTAGACGTCGCCGCCCTCGCCGCAGCCGAAGCAGTGGTACCGGCCGACGCCCGGGCGTACGTAGAAGCTGGGGCTCTTCTCGTCGTGGAACGGGCAGAGACCCTTGAGCGCGCCGACACCGCCGGTCTTGAGGCTGACGTAGTCGCCGACGATGTCGGCGATGTTGGTGCGGGCCTTGACCTCTTCGATGTCGCTCTGTCGAATCCGGCCGGCCATGCTCTCGATTCTAGTAAGCCGGACCGACGCTCACGGCGGCCTGTGGATTACTCGTTCGGTGGGCGGCGACGTCGTGTGTTCTGGGCGATCTCGATGATGGCGCAGAACACCTCGATGCCGACGCGCAGCAGGAGCACCGCCAGCATCGCTCCCACCAGGGTGATCAGCACGCCGAACAGGAACACGAACGCCCCGATCGGAGCGTGCGTCGCGATCGCGGAGGTCAGCGAGTTGGCGAAGCCGACGACGATCCCGAGCCCGATGAGGACGAGGCCCACCACGTACACCGGTCCGGCCAGCTTGCGCGTGACGTAGTTGGTGAACGTGAAGTCGAAGAGCGACGAGAAGAACCGGGAGTCGTCGAGCCGATCGGCGAGGTCGTTCACGGTGCGGCCGTGGGCGCCGGGATGGGCCGTGCTGGGCTGGGCGGTGTCGCCGGTGGAGTGGGGCGCGGCCTCCGGTACCGGCTCCAGCCGCTCAGTGCTCGCGGTGGCCGTTGTGGCCGCCGGGACTGTCGATTCGCGGCCAGCCCCCGGCGCCGGCGATGCGTCGGGTGCCGTGTCGAATCCGGACACGTCGGGACCCGTCGCCGCGATCGGCTCGACCGGTTCGGACGTCTCGAGCCGTTCGGTCGACTCCGTGCGTGCCGTGACCGGCTCGGGCGGCGCGATGGTCTCGTCCGACGCCACCGCGGACGCCGTGGCGGCGCCCTCGGCGTCGCCGGCCGCAGGCGCGCCCGCGTAGACCTCTTCCGCGGTGGGGAGGCGCTTCGTCGCCGCGATCTCCGTCTCCGCCGGCGGCTCGGCCGGCGACGTCGACGTATCGGCGGGCATCGCAGCCGCCCGGGAGCGCCCGGCCAGCGGCTCGCGCGCGCCGAGGGTCGCATCCATGATGTCGGGCGCTTCACCCTCGGGGGCGATAGGCGCCGGCTTCACCGTGGTGCGACGCGTGCGCGGCGCAGCCGGCTTCTTGGCGGCCCCGCCGGCGGTGGTGCCGGCGCTCTTCGAGCCCGTGGTCTTGCGTGCGGTGGCCGGCTTGGCGGTCGCCGCCTGGGGAGCGGTCGTCTCGGATGCCGCGGCACCGTCGGCAGCCACCGTCTCCTCACCCGCTGCCGTCGACGCCGGCTTCCGCGTCGTCGAGCGGGAGGCGGTCGTGCGCCCGGCACCCGTTCCGGTCGACGCGCGCGATGTGCGGCGGGGCTTCTCCGGCGGGGCCGGGGTCGCCTCCGGCGACTCGCCACCGGCGGGGCGGT encodes the following:
- a CDS encoding DNA-binding response regulator, translated to MIRVLVADDQLLVRAGFRALLESEDDVEVVGEAGTGREAVELVRRTHPDVVLMDIRMPDGDGLWATEEIVADPELAGTRIVIVTTFELDEYVAQGIVAGASGFLVKDTEPVELIRAVRVVAAGDALLSPGVTRRLIERVSGGLRPAPDSAQLAQLTEREREVLALVAHGLTNTEIGERLYLSPLTAKTHVSRIMTKLDARDRVHLVVLAYETGLVQPGWQ
- a CDS encoding glutathione ABC transporter ATP-binding protein; amino-acid sequence: MSDVVKIDDLSVSFATDSGVVKAVDGVSLNVAPGEVLAIVGESGSGKTVTAKTILGLLPETATASGAVILRSKDGASQADIVSIDKRTLREVRGTDVAMVFQEPSTALNPVYPVGWQIAEGLRAHGKLSKKEAQAKAIEILERVGIPEPEKRVKYYPHQFSGGQKQRIVIAMALVLNPGLIVADEPTTALDVTVQAEILDLLRRCRDEFGAAIVLITHNMGVVADLADRVAVMYQGKLVEQADVRTLFASPKAEYTQKLLAAVPKIGQGAVATQERAIARAERPQLAPVVRARDLRIQYPGRLGRPGFVAVDGVSFEIRPGEVLGLVGESGSGKTTIGRAIAGLNKVTGGSLEVLGVEMNGVRERQFRGVRSDIGFVFQDPASSFNPLLTIAECVAEPLVVHGRASSPAEARKRVYELLEAVQLPRAYGDRFPHELSGGQRQRASLARALALEPTLLIADEPTSALDVSVQARVLELFSDLQGEFGFASLFISHDLAVVDLLADRIAVLHRGRLVEEGTGAEVLGNPREPYTQRLLASLPVPDPAEQADRREELRRLSAPTA
- a CDS encoding oligopeptide transporter, translated to MSSEPAIVVSDLSVEYPARGPSTSCVALRGVSFRLERGQVLGVLGETGSGKSTLAQVLAGHVLPARASDPGPRISGGEASVLGHKLRKARKRDLAEVTFHVGYLPQEAAATLEPSLSVQDNVALPIFERDAHYPKRAAGARAATMLDTVHLPLSVLNKYPYELSSGQRQRVALARALVLGPSILIADEPTAGIDATVRDAVIDLLSQLRTHADFSAVVVSHDLAVLRRATDTSLVLQAGRPVGYGPIEEVLADPAHPFVAGLAKALNPPQQRTERRPQRAAARRAAQKDGRGETA
- a CDS encoding peptide ABC transporter permease; translated protein: MSNAALTSRKRSLWDRLPIVHQLRQSVGLQRGMLVVGLVLTVVFILVAVFAPLIAPYGFAQSKADGKSFGAQQPPSAAHIWGTTSGGYDVFSRVIWGAQTAILVIIVAVILSIFIGVLLGLVSGYFGGWLDRVLVVVCDAIYAFPSLLLAIVVAIAISGGQSSLWGGIFAAAISITVVYIPQYFRVIRSEVVRIKAEAYVEAAKVVGASNGRIMFRHVLRNSTRTLPLIFTLNSSEAILTLAGLGFLGFGIEPTAAAEWGYDLNKAVDDVTSGIWWTAIYPGLAIVLAVLGITLVGESLNDLADPRLRGRRRAAVASGQVAETSVVPGGPLTAGPGGVDGLEGGESFDQHGIEVRP
- a CDS encoding hydroxyacid dehydrogenase; amino-acid sequence: MSTDETAGAPRHRAVLADEVTALPADRRPESGPIAVLPEPEQQFVDAVEAAGGTVEPLSDRTRGVVWLSNKDAAAFPPVLEAHPGIGWVQLPFAGVDAFAGILASEDRPGLVWTSAKGAYAQPVAEHALVLSLALLRVIPKRVRARSWATEPEGRSLYGLDVVIVGAGGIALELMRLLEPFGARVTIVRRSSAPVPGAVRTVTASQLGEVLPSADLVVVAAALTEGTRHLFGATELAAMKDTAYLVNIARGGLVDTDALLDALRSGSIAGAGLDVTDPEPLPDGHPLWDEPTVIITPHQADTPEMTAPLLAERIRQNVRAFLDDGRFVGVVDPSAGY